The following are encoded together in the Primulina tabacum isolate GXHZ01 chromosome 18, ASM2559414v2, whole genome shotgun sequence genome:
- the LOC142533792 gene encoding WUSCHEL-related homeobox 5-like, with protein sequence MDHECSIICIQPRGGGECGTETKSGRWNPTSEQVKVLTDLFRSGLWTPSTDQIQRISSQLSFYGKIESKNVFYWFQNHKARERQKRRRVLVEDGNHEITDIDYIKLSTAKSFSETSKVSEPERLIETLQLLPSNSFNETGSEKIRLFRDIWKENSKFTYGEMDHPTLDLRLSFV encoded by the exons ATGGATCATGAGTGCTCAATCATATGCATTCAACCTCGCGGCGGCGGCGAATGTGGGACAGAGACCAAGTCTGGGCGGTGGAATCCGACAAGCGAACAAGTTAAAGTTCTGACGGATCTGTTCAGGTCAGGGCTTTGGACCCCGAGTACGGATCAGATACAAAGAATATCTTCGCAGCTCAGTTTTTATGgcaaaatcgagagcaagaatgTGTTTTACTGGTTCCAAAATCATAAGGCCAGGGAGAGACAGAAACGCCGCAGGGTTTTGGTTGAAGACGGAAACCATGAAATcactgatattgattatattaaGCTCTCCACTGCAAAAA GTTTTTCAGAGACGAGTAAAGTTTCGGAGCCGGAAAGATTGATAGAAACTTTACAACTCCTCCCCTCGAACTCTTTCAATGAAACAGGTTCCGAAAAGATCAGATTGTTTCGGGACATTTGGAAGGAGAACTCGAAGTTTACGTACGGGGAAATGGATCATCCCACGTTGGATCTCCGATTAAGTTTCGTTTAG
- the LOC142532687 gene encoding coronatine-insensitive protein 1-like isoform X1, which translates to MEENKLIKASSTSGSSTEEHDTVWECAIPYVQDTRDRNALSLVCKRWYEIDAITRKHVKIALCYTTTPQRLSRRFPHLESLKLKGKPRVAKFNLITEDWGGYVTSWAEEIVRSLGRMKALHFRRMIVNDSDLELLATSATGKVLEVLKLDNCCGFSTDGLRIVGRFCRNLKTFVVEDSSMSENDGEWLHELAMNNTVLENLNFYMADLLNIRTRDLELIAKNCKSLSSMKICECDLLELIGFFRAATSLEEFAGGSFSKPPQQFDGGLNEQFEIYAAVAFPPNLCHLGLAYLGNKEMPIIYPVASRLKKLDLLYALLDTEGHCILLQRCPNLEFLETRNVLGDRGLEILSNFCKRLKKLRIEQGADEHDMEDVEGMVTQRGLIALARGCLELEYLAVCVSDITNSALENLCDFRLVLLDGEEVITDLPLDSGVRSLLMGCHKLRRFALYLRPGGLTDVGLGYIGQYSPNVRWMLLGYVGESDDGLLNFSNGCPSLQKLEMRGCCFSEQALALTALRLHSLRYLWVQGFRTSEHGRDLLKMVRPYWNIELIPAKYDCIQLRDGEQVLVEHPAHILAYYSLAGQRTDFPDSVVPLGPNAI; encoded by the exons ATGGAAGAGAATAAATTGATCAAGGCAAGCAGCACCAGTGGTAGCAGTACTGAGGAGCATGACACCGTATGGGAGTGCGCGATCCCGTACGTGCAGGACACACGTGACCGCAACGCGCTGTCACTCGTCTGCAAGCGCTGGTACGAGATTGACGCCATCACGCGCAAGCACGTGAAAATCGCGCTCTGTTACACCACCACGCCGCAGCGGCTGTCGCGGCGGTTCCCCCACCTCGAGTCGCTTAAGCTAAAGGGAAAGCCACGCGTGGCCAAGTTTAATTTGATTACGGAAGATTGGGGTGGCTATGTCACCTCGTGGGCGGAGGAAATCGTGAGGTCTCTTGGGAGAATGAAAGCGCTGCATTTCAGGAGGATGATTGTGAACGATTCGGATCTCGAGCTGCTTGCCACTTCTGCGACGGGGAAGGTTCTGGAAGTCTTGAAATTGGATAACTGTTGTGGATTTTCCACCGATGGGCTTCGGATTGTGGGACGATTTTGCAG GAATTTGAAAACTTTTGTTGTGGAAGACAGCTCGATGAGTGAGAATGATGGGGAATGGCTGCATGAGCTTGCTATGAACAACACAGTTCTTGAGAATTTGAATTTTTACATGGCTGATCTCCTAAACATAAGGACCAGAGACCTTGAACTGATAGCGAAAAATTGCAAATCTTTGTCCTCAATGAAAATTTGTGAATGCGATCTTTTGGAGCTCATTGGCTTTTTCCGAGCTGCTACTTCTCTGGAAGAGTTTGCTGGGGGCTCTTTTAGTAAGCCTCCTCAACAGTTTGATGGAGGCCTTAACGAGCAATTTGAAATATATGCTGCTGTTGCATTCCCACCAAATCTGTGCCACCTTGGTCTTGCTTACTTGGGTAATAAAGAAATGCCCATCATCTATCCTGTTGCTTCTAGATTGAAAAAATTGGATCTTTTGTACGCACTGCTCGACACTGAAGGTCATTGTATCTTACTGCAAAGATGTCCAAACTTGGAATTTCTTGAG ACTAGAAACGTGCTTGGAGATAGAGGATTGGAAATTCTCTCCAATTTTTGTAAAAGATTGAAAAAACTTAGAATAGAGCAGGGAGCCGATGAACACGATATGGAAGATGTTGAAGGCATGGTCACGCAGAGAGGATTGATTGCTCTAGCCCGAGGATGCCTTGAGCTAGAGTATTTAGCCGTTTGTGTGTCTGATATTACAAATTCAGCTCTCGAAAATCTGTGTGACTTTCGACTAGTCTTACTTGATGGAGAGGAAGTTATTACCGATTTGCCTCTGGACAGTGGAGTTCGATCTCTACTTATGGGTTGCCATAAACTTAGGAGATTTGCTCTATATCTCCGGCCCGGAGGATTAACTGATGTAGGCCTGGGTTACATAGGACAGTACAGCCCAAATGTTCGATGGATGCTTCTTGGCTATGTTGGGGAGTCGGATGACGGTCTTTTGAATTTCTCCAATGGGTGTCCTAGCCTTCAAAAGTTGGAAATGAGGGGCTGTTGTTTCAGCGAACAAGCGCTGGCTTTGACTGCCCTGCGATTGCATTCTCTGAGGTACTTATGGGTCCAAGGTTTTCGGACATCTGAGCATGGTCGAGATTTATTAAAAATGGTTAGGCCGTATTGGAATATCGAGTTGATACCTGCAAAATATGATTGCATTCAGCTTCGGGATGGGGAACAGGTACTCGTGGAGCATCCTGCTCATATCCTGGCTTACTATTCTCTTGCTGGGCAAAGAACAGATTTTCCAGATTCCGTCGTGCCTTTGGGCCCGAATGCTATTTAG
- the LOC142533362 gene encoding eukaryotic translation initiation factor 3 subunit F-like: protein MASSELTVLQFGPPTTILTARVHPLIIFNISDYYVRRPDQAERVIGTLLGCVLPDGTVDIRNSYAVPHNESSDQVALDIDYHNNMLASHQKVNPKEVIVGWFSTGFGVSGSSALFHEFYSREVTNPVHLTVDTAFRNGKATIKAFVSTNLSLGDQQLAAQFQEIPLDLCMIEAEQIGFDVLKPTNVDKLPNDVEGIEVSIERLLTLIDEIYKYVDDVVEGRVAPDNEIGRFISDTVASLPKLPPHVFDKLLNNDLQDQLLLVYLSSITRTQLSLAEKLNTAAQIL from the exons ATGGCGTCCAGCGAACTAACTGTGTTACAGTTCGGACCACCAACTACAATCCTAACGGCGAGAGTACATCCATTGATTATATTCAACATCAGCGATTACTACGTCAGGCGACCCGACCAAGCTGAGAGAGTCATCGGCACGCTTCTCGGTTGCGTTCTACCAGATGGCACCGTTGATATTCGTAACTCCTATGCGGTTCCTCACAATGAGTCCTCGGATCAG GTTGCTCTGGATATTGATTATCATAACAACATGTTGGCATCCCATCAGAAAGTGAATCCAAAGGAAGTCATTGTTGGATG GTTTTCAACTGGTTTTGGAGTCTCTGGCAGCAGTGCTTTGTTCCATGAGTTCTACTCTAGAGAAGTTACCAATCCTGTTCATTTGACTGTTGATACTGCATTTAGAAATGGAAAGGCTACAATTAAGGCTTTCGTGTCTACGAATTTATCTCTTGGGGATCAACAACTTGCTGCACAGTTTCAAGAAATTCCACTGGACCTCTGTATGATTGAGGCAGAGCAGATTGGAT TTGATGTGCTTAAACCCACAAATGTAGACAAGCTTCCCAATGATGTTGAAGGAATAGAAGTATCAATAGAACGCTTGCTTACTCTAATAGATGAAATCTACAAATATGTGGATGATGTGGTG GAAGGCCGCGTTGCCCCTGATAATGAAATTGGAAGATTCATATCAGACACCGTGGCATCTCTTCCTAAACTCCCTCCCCATGTTTTTGATAAGCTACTGAATAATGACCTGCAG GATCAACTGCTCTTAGTTTATTTGTCTAGCATCACAAGAACACAACTCAGTTTAGCCGAAAAACTGAACACTGCTGCTCAGATCCTGTAA
- the LOC142533589 gene encoding putative sugar phosphate/phosphate translocator At3g11320 — MSAMKSSGRLFTIGLVSAWYSSNIGVLLLNKYLLSNYGFRYPIFLTMCHMTACSLLSYIAIVWMKMVPMQTIRSRVQFMKISALSLIFCASVVSGNVSLKYLPVSFNQAIGATTPFFTAVFAYFMTLKREAWLTYVALVPVVTGVVIASGGEPSFHLFGFIMCVGATAARALKSVVQGILLSSEGEKLNSMNLLLYMAPIAVLLLLPATLAMEENVVGITLALAREDLRIIWLLLFNSALAYFVNLTNFLVTKHTSALTLQVLGNAKGAVAVVISILIFRNPVSVTGMLGYTLTVMGVIFYSEAKKRSK, encoded by the exons ATGTCTGCGATGAAATCCTCGGGCCGACTTTTCACAATTGGATTGGTGTCGGCATGGTATTCCTCCAACATTGGGGTTTTGTTATTGAACAAGTATTTGTTGAGCAATTACGGGTTCAGGTACCCGATTTTCTTGACGATGTGCCACATGACTGCCTGCTCATTGCTCAGCTACATCGCGATCGTGTGGATGAAGATGGTGCCGATGCAGACGATAAGATCTAGGGTTCAGTTTATGAAGATTTCGGCTCTTAGCTTGATTTTCTGTGCGTCGGTCGTTAGTGGGAATGTTTCGCTTAAGTATTTGCCTGTTAGCTTTAATCAGGCGATCGGGGCAACCACGCCTTTCTTCACGGCGGTGTTTGCGTATTTTATGACGCTGAAACGAGAGGCATGGTTGACTTATGTGGCGCTGGTTCCAGTTGTTACAGGAGTGGTCATTGCTAGCGGG GGCGAACCGAGTTTCCATTTGTTTGGATTTATTATGTGCGTTGGTGCAACAGCTGCAAGGGCACTTAAATCAGTGGTTCAGGGAATTTTACTTTCATCTGAAGG GGAAAAGCTTAACTCTATGAATCTGCTTCTGTACATGGCTCCTATTGCTGTATTACTTCTACTTCCTGCAACACTtgctatggaagaaaatgtagtgGGCATCACATTGGCACTCGCAAGGGAGGATCTAAGAATTATTTGGTTGCTGCTATTCAATTCTGCACTTGcatattttgtaaatttaacCAATTTTTTGGTCACAAAGCATACCAGTGCACTTACTCTTCAG GTCCTTGGAAACGCTAAAGGGGCAGTAGCAGTGGTAATCTCCATCTTGATATTTAGGAATCCCGTCTCTGTTACTGGAATGCTCGGGTACACTCTGACAGTGATGGGTGTCATCTTCTATAGTGAAGCCAAGAAGCGAAGTAAATGA
- the LOC142532687 gene encoding coronatine-insensitive protein 1-like isoform X2 codes for MEENKLIKASSTSGSSTEEHDTVWECAIPYVQDTRDRNALSLVCKRWYEIDAITRKHVKIALCYTTTPQRLSRRFPHLESLKLKGKPRVAKFNLITEDWGGYVTSWAEEIVRSLGRMKALHFRRMIVNDSDLELLATSATGKVLEVLKLDNCCGFSTDGLRIVGRFCRNLKTFVVEDSSMSENDGEWLHELAMNNTVLENLNFYMADLLNIRTRDLELIAKNCKSLSSMKICECDLLELIGFFRAATSLEEFAGGSFSKPPQQFDGGLNEQFEIYAAVAFPPNLCHLGLAYLGNKEMPIIYPVASRLKKLDLLYALLDTEGHCILLQRCPNLEFLETRNVLGDRGLEILSNFCKRLKKLRIEQGADEHDMEDVEGMVTQRGLIALARGCLELEYLAVCVSDITNSALENLCDFRLVLLDGEEVITDLPLDSGVRSLLMGCHKLRRFALYLRPGGLTDVGLGYIGQYSPNVRWMLLGYVGESDDGLLNFSNGCPSLQKLEMRGCCFSEQALALTALRLHSLSFGMGNRYSWSILLISWLTILLLGKEQIFQIPSCLWARMLFSASCLR; via the exons ATGGAAGAGAATAAATTGATCAAGGCAAGCAGCACCAGTGGTAGCAGTACTGAGGAGCATGACACCGTATGGGAGTGCGCGATCCCGTACGTGCAGGACACACGTGACCGCAACGCGCTGTCACTCGTCTGCAAGCGCTGGTACGAGATTGACGCCATCACGCGCAAGCACGTGAAAATCGCGCTCTGTTACACCACCACGCCGCAGCGGCTGTCGCGGCGGTTCCCCCACCTCGAGTCGCTTAAGCTAAAGGGAAAGCCACGCGTGGCCAAGTTTAATTTGATTACGGAAGATTGGGGTGGCTATGTCACCTCGTGGGCGGAGGAAATCGTGAGGTCTCTTGGGAGAATGAAAGCGCTGCATTTCAGGAGGATGATTGTGAACGATTCGGATCTCGAGCTGCTTGCCACTTCTGCGACGGGGAAGGTTCTGGAAGTCTTGAAATTGGATAACTGTTGTGGATTTTCCACCGATGGGCTTCGGATTGTGGGACGATTTTGCAG GAATTTGAAAACTTTTGTTGTGGAAGACAGCTCGATGAGTGAGAATGATGGGGAATGGCTGCATGAGCTTGCTATGAACAACACAGTTCTTGAGAATTTGAATTTTTACATGGCTGATCTCCTAAACATAAGGACCAGAGACCTTGAACTGATAGCGAAAAATTGCAAATCTTTGTCCTCAATGAAAATTTGTGAATGCGATCTTTTGGAGCTCATTGGCTTTTTCCGAGCTGCTACTTCTCTGGAAGAGTTTGCTGGGGGCTCTTTTAGTAAGCCTCCTCAACAGTTTGATGGAGGCCTTAACGAGCAATTTGAAATATATGCTGCTGTTGCATTCCCACCAAATCTGTGCCACCTTGGTCTTGCTTACTTGGGTAATAAAGAAATGCCCATCATCTATCCTGTTGCTTCTAGATTGAAAAAATTGGATCTTTTGTACGCACTGCTCGACACTGAAGGTCATTGTATCTTACTGCAAAGATGTCCAAACTTGGAATTTCTTGAG ACTAGAAACGTGCTTGGAGATAGAGGATTGGAAATTCTCTCCAATTTTTGTAAAAGATTGAAAAAACTTAGAATAGAGCAGGGAGCCGATGAACACGATATGGAAGATGTTGAAGGCATGGTCACGCAGAGAGGATTGATTGCTCTAGCCCGAGGATGCCTTGAGCTAGAGTATTTAGCCGTTTGTGTGTCTGATATTACAAATTCAGCTCTCGAAAATCTGTGTGACTTTCGACTAGTCTTACTTGATGGAGAGGAAGTTATTACCGATTTGCCTCTGGACAGTGGAGTTCGATCTCTACTTATGGGTTGCCATAAACTTAGGAGATTTGCTCTATATCTCCGGCCCGGAGGATTAACTGATGTAGGCCTGGGTTACATAGGACAGTACAGCCCAAATGTTCGATGGATGCTTCTTGGCTATGTTGGGGAGTCGGATGACGGTCTTTTGAATTTCTCCAATGGGTGTCCTAGCCTTCAAAAGTTGGAAATGAGGGGCTGTTGTTTCAGCGAACAAGCGCTGGCTTTGACTGCCCTGCGATTGCATTCTCTGAG CTTCGGGATGGGGAACAGGTACTCGTGGAGCATCCTGCTCATATCCTGGCTTACTATTCTCTTGCTGGGCAAAGAACAGATTTTCCAGATTCCGTCGTGCCTTTGGGCCCGAATGCTATTTAGTGCCTCATGCCTTCGATAG